In Primulina huaijiensis isolate GDHJ02 unplaced genomic scaffold, ASM1229523v2 scaffold40277, whole genome shotgun sequence, one genomic interval encodes:
- the LOC140969230 gene encoding protein STRICTOSIDINE SYNTHASE-LIKE 3-like, which translates to MKRAGVFAVVCLLLAVYCAVDPFDHCAISGFPEFKAFKVEMPAWSEIPVEKDTENLLQKSEIKFLNQVQGPESVAFDPMGRGPYTGVADGRIVFWDGEKWNDFAYTSANRSAICDTKPSLFSYLKNEHICGRPLGLRFHKQTGDLYIADAYLGLMKVGRKGGLATSLATEAEGVPFGFTNDLDIDDDGIVYFTDSSTTYRRRNFLLLVFSGENSGRVLKYDPSTKSTTVLVRNLQFPNGLSLSKDKSFFVFCEGSIGRLRKYWIKGEKAGTSEIMAVLPGFPDNVRTNEKGEFWVAIHCRRTIYAYFSAMYPKLRHLCLKLPISAKIHYLMQIGGHMHGAIVKYSPEGKLLKILEDRQGKVVKAVSEVEEKDGKLWMGSVLLPFVAVYQLE; encoded by the exons ATGAAACGGGCCGGAGTATTCGCGGTTGTATGCCTCCTGTTGGCGGTGTACTGTGCGGTGGACCCGTTTGATCACTGTGCGATTTCGGGTTTTCCGGAGTTCAAGGCGTTTAAGGTGGAAATGCCGGCGTGGTCCGAAATCCCAGTTGAGAAGGACACGGAGAACTTGCTGCAGAAGTCGGAAATCAAGTTCTTGAACCAGGTGCAGGGGCCGGAGAGCGTGGCATTTGATCCGATGGGACGCGGCCCGTATACTGGGGTTGCTGATGGGAGGATTGTTTTCTGGGATGGTGAAAAGTGGAATGATTTTGCCTATACTTCTGCTAATCG GTCAGCAATATGCGATACAAAACCATCACTATTTAGCTATTTGAAGAACGAGCACATCTGTGGAAGACCATTGGGTCTAAGATTTCACAAACAGACAGGTGATTTGTACATCGCAGATGCATATCTTGGGTTGATGAAGGTTGGGCGTAAAGGTGGTTTGGCAACATCTCTAGCCACCGAGGCTGAAGGAGTTCCTTTTGGGTTTACAAATGACTTAGACATTGATGATGATGGGATTGTATATTTCACCGATAGCAGCACAACATATCGAAGAAG AAATTTTTTGCTGTTAGTATTCTCTGGAGAAAATAGTGGAAGAGTGCTGAAATATGATCCAAGCACAAAATCAACCACTGTTCTTGTTCGAAATCTTCAATTTCCAAATGGCCTTTCCCTGAGTAAAGATAAATCATTCTTTGTGTTCTGTGAGGGGTCCATCGGCAG GTTGAGAAAGTACTGGATAAAAGGTGAAAAAGCAGGCACCTCTGAGATTATGGCTGTGCTGCCTGGATTTCCAGACAACGTTCGAACAAACGAGAAGGGCGAGTTTTGGGTAGCAATCCATTGTCGCCGAACCATATATGCTTACTTCTCAGCAATGTACCCAAAATTACGTCATTTGTGTCTGAAACTTCCCATTTCTGCCAAGATTCACTATCTGATGCAAATCGGAGGTCATATGCATGGAGCAATCGTTAAATACAGCCCTGAAGGTaagcttttaaaaattttggaggATAGACAAGGAAAAGTAGTTAAAGCAGTTAGCGAAGTCGAAGAGAAAGATGGGAAACTTTGGATGGGAAGCGTCCTGTTGCCATTTGTCGCCGTTTACCAGTTAGAATGA
- the LOC140969231 gene encoding E3 ubiquitin-protein ligase RHF2A-like isoform X1 — protein sequence MEEEKMSENHLTSAAAFVEGGIQEACDDACSICLEDFSDGDPSTVTSCKHEFHLQCILEWCQRSSQCPMCWQPISLKDPGSQELLDAVEHERNMRMNPPRTTTIFRHPTLGDFELQHFPVSASESELEERIIQHLAAAAAMGRARQLARREGQRSRASAQGRPHFLVFSSPDASPTSSATSSVDQRDVNDPAPTFMIAGPNSPFMTVGEDSAPVIARSSSAQADQFLTSASSAGADQQGTFLTNRRSPAQTSQTSSQDRAGSSDFQSFSESVKTRVGAWSMKCKESITKSTRGWKEKLFNRNSSIPEPSHEVHREVDQVIAPVSRLMDHLEISEVARTNIATVSNSTLDSSSSGPTEQRHIAEMGGSSSLNEDNSQAPCAASASN from the exons ATGGAAGAGGAAAAGATGTCTGAGAACCATTTGACATCAGCTGCAGCTTTTGTGGAAGGCGGAATCCAAGAAGCATGTGATGATGCTTGCAGCATATGCCTTGAAGATTTTTCTGATGGCGATCCTTCAACA gtGACCAGTTGCAAGCATGAGTTTCATCTTCAGTGCATTCTTGAATG GTGCCAGAGAAGCTCCCAGTGCCCGATGTGTTGGCAACCCATCAGCTTGAAGGATCCCGGCAG CCAAGAATTGCTTGATGCTGTGGAGCATGAGAGGAATATGCGGATGAACCCACCAAGAACTACTACTATATTTCGTCATCCAACCCTTGGAGATTTTGAGTTGCAGCAT TTTCCAGTCAGCGCTAGTGAATCCGAGCTTGAAGAGCGAATTATTCAGCACTTAGCAGCCGCTGCTGCCATGGGAAGGGCTCGTCAGCTTGCTAGGAGAGAAGGTCAGAGGAGTAGGGCCTCTGCTCAAGGCCGTCCCCATTTTTTGGTATTTTCGAGCCCTGATGCATCTCCCACAAGTTCAGCCACTTCTTCAGTTGATCAAAGAGATGTCAATGATCCAGCTCCTACTTTCATGATCGCTGGCCCAAATTCTCCTTTCATGACTGTAGGAGAAGACTCTGCACCGGTCATTGCACGATCCTCATCTGCCCAAGCTGACCAGTTTTTGACTTCAGCGTCAAGTGCAGGTGCAGATCAGCAGGGAACATTCTTGACCAATAG AAGGTCTCCTGCCCAGACTTCTCAAACTAGCAGTCAAGATAGAGCTGGATCATCAGATTTTCAGTCTTTTTCAGAGTCTGTAAAAACCCGTGTTGGTGCATGGTCAATGAA ATGCAAGGAGTCAATTACTAAGAGCACGAGAGGTTGGAAGGAGAAACTGTTCAATCGCAACAGTTCAATTCCCGAACCCAGCCATGAAGTTCATAGAGAGGTTGACCAAGTTATTGCTCCCGTTTCTCGACTGATGGATCATCTTGAAATATCGGAAGTCGCTAGAACCAACATAGCCACTGTATCAAACAGTACTTTGGATAGCTCAAGTTCAGGTCCTACCGAACAGCGGCATATCGCAGAGATGGGTGGCAGCTCTTCGTTGAACGAGGATAACTCGCAGGCTCCATGTGCTGCTAGTGCATCAAACTAA
- the LOC140969292 gene encoding protein CHLORORESPIRATORY REDUCTION 42, chloroplastic — MALNLSFMPTRGSPNINSLKSHSLKRQFVTNCESNGSKSWKLEIGSPIIVIEAPQLLKTAASVPCLRANSGLIKPGDVGRIVSRKPKDVWAVRLSVGTYLIDGKYFKPLELPE, encoded by the exons ATGGCGCTCAATTTATCCTTCATGCCCACGCGTGGCTCCCCAAACATCAACAGTTTGAAATCCCACAGCCTTAAGAGACAATTCGTCACAAATTGTGAATCGAATGGATCCAAATCATGGAAACTAGAAATTGGGTCTCCAATAATTGTGATCGAGGCTCCACAATTGCTTAAAACTGCAGCTTCTGTCCCTTGTTTACGCGCTAATTCTGGCTTAATTAAGCCCGGCGACGTCGGAAG GATTGTGTCGAGGAAACCTAAGGATGTGTGGGCGGTTCGTCTCAGCGTAGGTACTTATCTTATAGATGGAAAGTATTTCAAGCCCTTAGAACTTCCTGAATGA
- the LOC140969231 gene encoding E3 ubiquitin-protein ligase RHF2A-like isoform X2 — translation MEEEKMSENHLTSAAAFVEGGIQEACDDACSICLEDFSDGDPSTVTSCKHEFHLQCILEWCQRSSQCPMCWQPISLKDPGSQELLDAVEHERNMRMNPPRTTTIFRHPTLGDFELQHFPVSASESELEERIIQHLAAAAAMGRARQLARREGQRSRASAQGRPHFLVFSSPDASPTSSATSSVDQRDVNDPAPTFMIAGPNSPFMTVGEDSAPVIARSSSAQADQFLTSASSAGADQQGTFLTNRSPAQTSQTSSQDRAGSSDFQSFSESVKTRVGAWSMKCKESITKSTRGWKEKLFNRNSSIPEPSHEVHREVDQVIAPVSRLMDHLEISEVARTNIATVSNSTLDSSSSGPTEQRHIAEMGGSSSLNEDNSQAPCAASASN, via the exons ATGGAAGAGGAAAAGATGTCTGAGAACCATTTGACATCAGCTGCAGCTTTTGTGGAAGGCGGAATCCAAGAAGCATGTGATGATGCTTGCAGCATATGCCTTGAAGATTTTTCTGATGGCGATCCTTCAACA gtGACCAGTTGCAAGCATGAGTTTCATCTTCAGTGCATTCTTGAATG GTGCCAGAGAAGCTCCCAGTGCCCGATGTGTTGGCAACCCATCAGCTTGAAGGATCCCGGCAG CCAAGAATTGCTTGATGCTGTGGAGCATGAGAGGAATATGCGGATGAACCCACCAAGAACTACTACTATATTTCGTCATCCAACCCTTGGAGATTTTGAGTTGCAGCAT TTTCCAGTCAGCGCTAGTGAATCCGAGCTTGAAGAGCGAATTATTCAGCACTTAGCAGCCGCTGCTGCCATGGGAAGGGCTCGTCAGCTTGCTAGGAGAGAAGGTCAGAGGAGTAGGGCCTCTGCTCAAGGCCGTCCCCATTTTTTGGTATTTTCGAGCCCTGATGCATCTCCCACAAGTTCAGCCACTTCTTCAGTTGATCAAAGAGATGTCAATGATCCAGCTCCTACTTTCATGATCGCTGGCCCAAATTCTCCTTTCATGACTGTAGGAGAAGACTCTGCACCGGTCATTGCACGATCCTCATCTGCCCAAGCTGACCAGTTTTTGACTTCAGCGTCAAGTGCAGGTGCAGATCAGCAGGGAACATTCTTGACCAATAG GTCTCCTGCCCAGACTTCTCAAACTAGCAGTCAAGATAGAGCTGGATCATCAGATTTTCAGTCTTTTTCAGAGTCTGTAAAAACCCGTGTTGGTGCATGGTCAATGAA ATGCAAGGAGTCAATTACTAAGAGCACGAGAGGTTGGAAGGAGAAACTGTTCAATCGCAACAGTTCAATTCCCGAACCCAGCCATGAAGTTCATAGAGAGGTTGACCAAGTTATTGCTCCCGTTTCTCGACTGATGGATCATCTTGAAATATCGGAAGTCGCTAGAACCAACATAGCCACTGTATCAAACAGTACTTTGGATAGCTCAAGTTCAGGTCCTACCGAACAGCGGCATATCGCAGAGATGGGTGGCAGCTCTTCGTTGAACGAGGATAACTCGCAGGCTCCATGTGCTGCTAGTGCATCAAACTAA